A region from the candidate division WOR-3 bacterium genome encodes:
- a CDS encoding FAD-dependent oxidoreductase: MVELLLNNRSVEFEPGKTLLEVCRKHNIPVPSLCYDKALSPYGACRLCVVEINRQGKKSIQASCTYQAEPGIEVLTDTPELLNMRRTVVELLMARAPESKKVKEIASALGVKETRFVKLNKDCILCGLCVRMCRERMGRNVLGFANRGDNRKVVPPFDINSEICMACGACRFICPTAAERLNKLTNKIPAQIPNEFDEGLRPRSVIYIPFPQAVPNVAIVDKDRCIHLVSDGCRVCEEYCEAKAIDFQQRDEVMDLNVGAIILACGFDEYDATCRSEYGYGKYSNIVTSTEFERILSASGPYEGHVSKPSDHAEPRRIAFIQCVGSRDSKSGNSYCSSVCCTYAIKEAIIAKEHARGELDTTIFFMDIRTFGKGFEAYYERARKEYGVRFVRAGISSIDEVPDSKNLLVHYENEDGQIMKEEFDLVVLSVGLVPKSDVDMVARKLRIARNEYGFFKSSEFMPMDTTRDGIYVCGTAAGPKDIPESVTQASGAAAKVMSLLSSARKSLTVMKSYPPEMDVSGQEVRIGVFVCHCGINIGGYVDVPHVVEYVRSLPNVVYAEHNLYTCSEDTQRKIAEIIKVQHVNRVVVASCTPRTHEALFRETIREAGLNPYLFEMANIRDQCSWIHMQQASAATEKAKDLVKMAVSKARLLKSLKRVEIPVTQKALVLGGGITGMIASLSLAEQGFEVSLVERDSVLGGHMRHIYYTIEGRNVQNFLKRLTDDVRNHRLINVYTDARVTEITGFVGNYETEICLGDGRSEKFKHGVVIVATGAAEYSPQEYLYGKDKRIITQREFEELMSGNGPAQILENVDSVVMIQCVGSRDDKHPYCSRICCSQTVKNSLNFYKTNPDANIYVLYKDMRTYGFREYYYQKAREAGVVFIRYDDDHKPEIRMDNGSISMSVMEPILGESIDIKPDLVVLANGVEASGDNIQLAKMLKVPLNDEGFFLEAHVKLRPVDFATEGVFVAGMAHNPKCIDESISQAEAAAARAATIIAHDTYYAEAAVSHVNDDLCAGCGICSMLCPYEAVEIVSENDRRKSKVNEALCKGCGTCASACPSGAIDQYGFTRDQIMAMIDALEY; encoded by the coding sequence ATGGTTGAGTTGTTGTTAAACAATCGTTCTGTGGAGTTTGAACCGGGCAAGACCTTGCTCGAGGTTTGCCGGAAGCATAACATTCCTGTTCCATCCCTATGCTACGATAAAGCCCTTAGTCCATACGGTGCTTGCCGGCTGTGTGTCGTGGAAATTAACCGGCAAGGCAAGAAATCTATTCAGGCTTCATGCACTTACCAGGCAGAACCAGGTATCGAAGTCCTAACAGATACTCCTGAATTGTTGAACATGCGGCGCACGGTTGTCGAACTGCTGATGGCGCGTGCTCCAGAATCCAAGAAAGTAAAAGAGATCGCATCGGCACTGGGTGTCAAGGAGACTCGCTTCGTGAAGCTCAACAAAGACTGTATTCTCTGCGGTCTTTGTGTTCGCATGTGCCGAGAGCGTATGGGGCGTAATGTTTTGGGTTTTGCCAATCGCGGTGATAACCGGAAAGTAGTCCCCCCGTTCGATATCAACTCGGAAATTTGCATGGCGTGTGGTGCATGCAGGTTCATTTGTCCGACTGCCGCAGAAAGGCTAAACAAATTGACGAACAAAATACCTGCGCAAATACCAAATGAATTCGATGAAGGTTTGCGGCCGCGATCGGTTATTTATATTCCTTTTCCCCAGGCTGTGCCCAACGTAGCAATCGTTGACAAAGACCGGTGTATCCATTTGGTAAGTGATGGTTGTAGGGTATGTGAGGAATATTGTGAGGCGAAGGCGATTGATTTCCAGCAGAGAGATGAAGTCATGGATTTGAACGTTGGTGCAATAATACTTGCTTGTGGTTTCGATGAATATGATGCAACTTGCAGAAGCGAATATGGCTACGGCAAATATTCCAATATCGTGACTTCGACGGAATTCGAGAGGATCTTGTCAGCTTCAGGTCCATACGAGGGTCACGTATCGAAACCAAGCGATCACGCTGAGCCACGCAGAATAGCTTTCATTCAGTGTGTAGGTTCCAGAGATTCAAAATCAGGCAACAGTTATTGCTCTTCCGTTTGCTGCACTTATGCGATAAAGGAAGCAATTATCGCAAAAGAACATGCACGAGGTGAGTTAGATACAACGATATTCTTTATGGATATCAGAACCTTTGGGAAGGGTTTTGAAGCGTATTACGAACGTGCCAGGAAAGAATACGGCGTGCGTTTTGTGAGGGCAGGGATATCCAGTATTGACGAGGTCCCGGACAGTAAGAATTTGCTTGTGCACTATGAAAACGAGGACGGCCAAATTATGAAGGAGGAATTCGACCTGGTAGTGCTTTCAGTTGGACTGGTGCCAAAATCTGATGTCGATATGGTAGCAAGAAAACTAAGGATAGCCCGCAATGAATATGGTTTTTTCAAGAGTTCAGAGTTCATGCCAATGGACACCACCAGAGATGGAATATACGTGTGCGGTACCGCAGCCGGTCCCAAGGATATACCTGAGTCTGTTACGCAAGCCTCGGGGGCCGCCGCAAAAGTCATGTCCTTGTTATCTTCAGCCCGCAAGAGTCTTACCGTCATGAAATCCTACCCACCTGAAATGGATGTCAGCGGGCAGGAGGTTCGTATTGGTGTTTTTGTCTGTCACTGTGGCATCAACATTGGTGGTTATGTTGATGTCCCCCATGTCGTTGAATACGTCAGATCTCTTCCCAACGTCGTGTATGCGGAGCATAATCTATACACATGTTCTGAGGACACGCAGAGAAAGATTGCCGAGATCATCAAGGTACAGCATGTCAACCGGGTCGTCGTCGCATCTTGCACGCCGCGAACGCATGAAGCATTGTTCAGGGAGACAATTCGAGAGGCGGGTTTGAATCCATATCTCTTTGAAATGGCGAACATACGTGACCAATGCAGCTGGATACACATGCAGCAAGCATCGGCCGCCACTGAGAAGGCAAAGGACCTTGTAAAGATGGCGGTGAGTAAGGCACGTTTGCTGAAATCCTTAAAGCGTGTGGAAATACCGGTGACTCAAAAGGCATTGGTACTCGGCGGCGGTATTACTGGAATGATTGCTAGCCTATCGCTTGCTGAACAGGGCTTTGAGGTGAGCCTGGTTGAACGAGATTCTGTGCTTGGTGGCCACATGAGACACATCTATTATACTATCGAGGGTAGAAATGTTCAGAACTTTTTGAAACGCTTGACAGATGACGTACGTAACCACCGTCTGATCAATGTGTATACGGATGCAAGGGTCACGGAAATAACTGGCTTCGTCGGTAATTATGAGACTGAGATATGTCTTGGCGATGGTAGGAGCGAGAAATTCAAGCATGGAGTCGTGATCGTGGCCACCGGTGCCGCGGAATACTCGCCTCAAGAATATCTGTACGGGAAGGACAAGAGAATCATCACGCAGCGGGAGTTCGAGGAATTGATGTCGGGAAATGGACCTGCCCAAATTTTAGAAAATGTTGATTCTGTGGTGATGATCCAATGCGTGGGCTCCCGTGACGATAAGCATCCTTACTGCAGCAGAATTTGTTGTTCTCAAACGGTTAAGAACTCTCTAAATTTCTACAAGACAAATCCCGATGCCAACATCTATGTTCTCTACAAAGATATGAGAACATATGGTTTTAGAGAATATTACTACCAAAAGGCCCGGGAAGCCGGGGTTGTTTTCATAAGGTATGATGATGATCATAAACCAGAGATCAGGATGGATAATGGCAGTATATCAATGTCTGTTATGGAGCCAATTCTGGGTGAGTCCATCGACATCAAACCGGACCTGGTCGTCTTGGCGAACGGGGTGGAAGCAAGTGGCGACAATATTCAGTTGGCAAAAATGCTGAAGGTTCCCCTCAATGACGAGGGATTTTTCCTCGAAGCACATGTTAAGCTGAGACCAGTTGACTTCGCGACGGAAGGCGTATTCGTCGCGGGAATGGCACACAATCCCAAGTGCATCGACGAATCCATTAGCCAGGCCGAGGCTGCGGCTGCCAGGGCCGCAACAATTATCGCGCATGATACATACTATGCAGAGGCAGCGGTTTCTCATGTGAATGACGATCTCTGTGCAGGATGTGGGATTTGCAGCATGCTCTGTCCTTACGAGGCAGTCGAAATTGTGTCTGAGAATGATCGGAGGAAATCGAAGGTCAACGAAGCCTTGTGTAAAGGATGTGGGACATGCGCTAGCGCCTGTCCGTCTGGAGCCATAGACCAGTATGGTTTCACAAGAGATCAAATCATGGCAATGATTGATGCATTAGAGTACTAA
- a CDS encoding cache domain-containing protein produces the protein MLKLRIPLSTKLTLAFSMVIIIGVFALTIIGTHLIASTIIRQAQDKVGLDLNSAREVYNSESDVVRTKIRLTAERFFIKDALHMNDISRLRLELQKIRELEGLDILTLTDIDGRILVRAHNPATYGDRPADDVIDWVLSRKESVVSTVIVSESELAKIGVAYLERARIALIPTPKSRPLEKSVERSGMFIKAAAPVFDYSDNLIGVLYGGNMLNRDYYIVDKVKNTVYLGEMYKGREIGTATIFLDDARISTNVMNTDGERAIGTRVSSEVYEQVVIRGDPWIGRAFVVNAWYMTAYEPIRNIKGQIIGMLYVGMLEAPYVDLRNRVVIIFLAIAVASVILLSVIAYFTTTRISRPIKALRNATKKVADGDLKYRLQIESRDEIGELSESFNRMTAELQKATDNYHVLTRTLEEKVKEKTE, from the coding sequence ATGTTGAAATTACGCATCCCTCTGAGCACAAAACTAACCCTTGCATTCTCGATGGTTATCATTATCGGCGTTTTTGCTTTGACCATCATTGGAACCCATTTGATTGCATCGACGATTATCAGGCAGGCCCAGGACAAAGTGGGGCTCGATTTGAACTCGGCGCGTGAGGTCTACAACAGTGAAAGCGATGTCGTCAGGACGAAGATAAGATTAACTGCAGAGAGATTTTTCATCAAAGATGCCCTACATATGAATGACATATCGCGCTTACGCCTCGAACTACAGAAAATTAGGGAATTGGAGGGGCTGGACATACTGACTCTCACGGATATAGATGGAAGGATACTCGTGCGCGCACATAATCCAGCCACTTATGGCGATCGACCCGCCGATGATGTAATCGATTGGGTGCTTAGCCGGAAAGAATCGGTCGTTTCCACAGTGATCGTTTCGGAATCCGAACTAGCAAAAATCGGTGTCGCTTATCTCGAGCGCGCCCGGATTGCGCTGATCCCTACGCCCAAATCGCGCCCCCTGGAGAAGAGCGTGGAGAGGTCGGGAATGTTCATCAAAGCTGCCGCGCCGGTCTTCGACTACTCGGATAACCTGATCGGTGTACTTTATGGGGGCAACATGTTGAACCGCGATTACTATATCGTTGACAAGGTAAAGAACACTGTTTATCTCGGCGAGATGTACAAGGGTAGGGAGATTGGTACTGCCACGATTTTTCTTGATGACGCACGGATTTCGACCAATGTTATGAATACGGATGGCGAACGGGCAATAGGTACGCGTGTCTCCAGCGAGGTTTACGAGCAAGTGGTAATCAGAGGCGATCCCTGGATAGGGCGCGCATTCGTTGTTAATGCATGGTATATGACTGCCTATGAACCGATAAGGAATATCAAGGGGCAAATCATCGGCATGCTTTACGTAGGAATGCTTGAGGCGCCATATGTCGACTTGCGTAACCGTGTTGTCATAATTTTCCTGGCGATTGCCGTTGCCAGTGTTATTTTGCTATCCGTCATCGCTTACTTCACAACGACGCGGATATCGCGTCCGATAAAGGCCCTTCGCAATGCTACAAAGAAAGTGGCCGATGGAGATCTAAAATATCGATTACAGATAGAATCACGTGATGAGATCGGTGAGCTGTCCGAATCATTCAATCGAATGACAGCCGAACTTCAGAAGGCAACCGACAATTATCATGTCCTGACACGCACACTGGAGGAAAAAGTAAAGGAAAAGACAGAATAA
- a CDS encoding ATP-binding protein, with product MASLGKLAAGIAHEINNPLTSILINSHLLLEKIESSSRSASNLRLIIDETTRCSAIVKGLLEFARQTPPEKTMVSINMVIDSTLLIMDTQALVHNVKVKKKLDDNLPQVMVDVNKIKQVFANIILNALESMPEGGVLEITSYVSADDEYVNIKFKDSGRGISKDDLKKIFDPFFTTKGTKGTGLGLSISYGIIQQHNGAIDVDSEVGEGTTMTIRLPLNPINRDKKEERRDREV from the coding sequence TTGGCTTCCCTGGGAAAGCTCGCTGCCGGGATTGCACATGAGATAAATAATCCGCTCACATCGATCTTGATCAATAGTCATCTGTTGCTTGAGAAAATCGAGAGCAGTAGTCGGTCGGCCAGTAATTTACGGCTCATCATTGATGAAACAACGAGATGCAGTGCAATAGTAAAAGGACTGCTTGAGTTTGCTAGACAGACACCGCCAGAAAAGACAATGGTCAGTATAAACATGGTAATAGACAGTACGCTTCTGATCATGGATACACAGGCATTGGTTCATAATGTCAAGGTGAAGAAGAAATTAGATGACAATCTGCCACAGGTCATGGTCGATGTGAATAAGATCAAGCAGGTTTTTGCCAATATCATATTGAATGCTTTGGAGTCAATGCCGGAAGGTGGAGTGTTGGAGATCACCTCGTATGTTTCGGCAGATGACGAGTATGTCAATATCAAATTCAAAGACAGTGGACGCGGGATATCGAAGGATGATTTGAAGAAGATTTTTGACCCCTTCTTCACAACAAAAGGGACCAAAGGTACTGGTTTGGGCCTTTCAATAAGTTATGGCATCATTCAACAGCACAATGGCGCCATAGACGTAGATAGCGAAGTCGGGGAAGGGACGACGATGACCATTCGCCTTCCCCTTAATCCAATAAACAGAGATAAAAAGGAGGAAAGACGTGACAGAGAAGTTTAA
- a CDS encoding response regulator — protein sequence MTEKFKILVVDDELPVCKSIASALISEEYLVDTALSGEEALEMQEKKHYDAIIIDLMMPGISGMELLKRVKKNRPDTMMIMITGYPSIRTAVESIKIGAFDYIPKPFTPNEIRSMISRALVRKRVIQKKVEESRFLEDMPVPEGLYTIPDNSWLKIEDDGSVLVGVHHNFLITITKIATIEFPKINETRYQGETCVRIMESNDRIHKLWTPVTGKVTAINKRVQDDYAVLYKDPYVTGWLVQMMPTNLEIDLKNLVVT from the coding sequence GTGACAGAGAAGTTTAAGATCTTGGTGGTTGATGATGAATTACCAGTTTGCAAGAGTATTGCTAGCGCACTGATTAGCGAGGAATATCTGGTCGATACCGCACTCAGCGGAGAAGAAGCACTGGAAATGCAGGAGAAGAAGCACTACGATGCAATAATCATAGATTTGATGATGCCGGGAATTAGTGGAATGGAACTTCTTAAGAGAGTCAAGAAGAACCGACCTGATACAATGATGATCATGATTACCGGATATCCTTCAATTCGCACTGCAGTAGAGTCGATAAAAATCGGTGCCTTTGACTATATACCGAAGCCCTTTACGCCGAATGAAATCCGCAGTATGATTTCGAGAGCCTTAGTTAGAAAACGAGTCATCCAGAAGAAGGTCGAAGAATCAAGATTCCTTGAAGATATGCCCGTGCCCGAAGGTTTGTACACTATCCCTGACAATTCATGGCTAAAAATAGAGGACGACGGCAGTGTTTTAGTTGGTGTCCATCACAATTTTTTGATTACTATTACAAAGATAGCGACGATAGAGTTTCCAAAAATCAATGAAACAAGATACCAGGGTGAGACCTGCGTAAGGATCATGGAGTCGAACGACCGCATTCATAAACTCTGGACTCCCGTGACCGGCAAAGTAACCGCGATCAACAAGAGGGTGCAGGATGATTATGCAGTGCTCTACAAAGATCCATATGTCACGGGTTGGCTGGTTCAGATGATGCCCACCAATCTTGAAATCGATTTGAAGAACCTTGTAGTGACCTGA
- a CDS encoding fumarylacetoacetate hydrolase family protein, whose translation MILMYGDKTIDLKPSKIMAVARNYKAHADEMGAELPSEPKFFLKPPSALLADKGQVILPKSCSRVDYEVELAVIIGSRVKNVTSDNVTGILLGYTVLVDITARDVQATAKKQGMPWTIAKGYDTFAPIGPHIVPAKKIDPSDLDVWLKVNGEIKQQGNTNLMIFSVCELVSFISKVMTLEPMDVIATGTPSGVGPMEDGDVIEAGIEGIGTLTFTAARGH comes from the coding sequence ATGATCTTGATGTACGGTGACAAGACGATTGATCTGAAACCAAGCAAGATCATGGCGGTGGCGAGAAATTATAAGGCTCATGCTGACGAAATGGGTGCAGAATTGCCGAGTGAACCGAAATTTTTTCTGAAGCCACCATCAGCATTACTTGCCGATAAGGGGCAGGTAATTCTTCCTAAATCATGTTCACGTGTAGACTATGAAGTTGAGCTGGCTGTCATCATTGGTTCGAGGGTCAAAAATGTGACGTCTGATAATGTGACCGGGATACTTCTGGGTTACACGGTACTCGTTGATATTACGGCACGCGATGTTCAGGCTACTGCAAAAAAACAAGGGATGCCGTGGACGATCGCCAAAGGTTATGATACTTTTGCGCCTATTGGTCCGCACATTGTCCCCGCAAAGAAAATAGACCCATCGGATTTAGATGTATGGCTCAAAGTAAATGGCGAGATAAAACAACAGGGTAATACAAATTTGATGATATTCTCGGTCTGCGAACTCGTCTCATTTATTTCAAAGGTCATGACCCTTGAACCAATGGACGTGATCGCCACCGGTACTCCGTCCGGGGTCGGTCCGATGGAGGATGGTGATGTGATCGAAGCGGGGATTGAAGGAATCGGCACATTGACGTTTACGGCAGCTCGCGGGCATTGA
- a CDS encoding 2-phosphosulfolactate phosphatase: protein MRNQGNNNRTPILMLDWGIEGMRYALQNSDITVVVDTLRFSTAVVTAIANGFTIYPIGDRKSGEDLAASIGANIAGKPGMAKYTISPHSYLNSDREENKKVVLFSPNGAACSALVGRGRNAYVGCLLNARKVGEYVTMLARRRRVNVTVIAAGEQRAIDNGERIVYEEKAAYPVFAIEDYLASGAIMSFSDLEKSAEAQVCELAFGGAKENIEDLLLDSFSGKYLVQHNLRDDVEHAARLNLYDVIPRIKDGNITGIRP from the coding sequence ATGAGAAACCAAGGTAACAACAACCGTACACCAATCCTGATGTTGGATTGGGGTATTGAAGGGATGCGCTACGCTCTACAGAACAGCGATATTACTGTTGTCGTGGATACGCTCCGTTTTAGCACCGCGGTCGTAACGGCAATTGCCAATGGGTTTACGATATATCCCATCGGGGATCGTAAATCAGGGGAGGACCTGGCGGCATCGATCGGTGCCAATATCGCTGGCAAACCTGGAATGGCGAAATATACGATCTCGCCGCATAGTTACTTAAATTCCGATCGTGAGGAGAATAAAAAGGTCGTTTTGTTCTCGCCCAACGGTGCTGCCTGTTCAGCTCTTGTGGGCAGAGGTCGTAACGCCTATGTCGGCTGCTTGTTGAATGCGAGAAAAGTTGGTGAATATGTTACGATGTTAGCCCGAAGGCGGCGGGTTAATGTGACAGTGATCGCGGCCGGTGAACAACGTGCTATCGATAACGGGGAAAGGATAGTCTATGAAGAAAAGGCTGCCTATCCTGTATTCGCGATCGAGGACTATCTCGCCAGTGGCGCAATAATGAGCTTTTCAGATTTAGAAAAGAGCGCTGAGGCGCAAGTCTGTGAGCTGGCCTTTGGTGGTGCAAAAGAAAATATTGAAGATTTACTGCTCGACAGCTTCAGCGGTAAATACCTTGTGCAGCATAACCTCCGGGATGATGTGGAGCACGCTGCCCGCTTGAACCTATATGACGTGATCCCCCGCATCAAAGATGGGAATATAACGGGAATAAGGCCTTGA
- a CDS encoding class I SAM-dependent methyltransferase encodes MNEIFDYYNERAFEYDEIYQGGAPGIPESAVYEKDVETIKVLSASFGKGHLIDVGCGTAYWLPYYASNCSEITLFDQSRRMLAECQKRVSHLNLDIDVHYVKGDFFEVRFLSKIFDSAVVAFLMSHLNEETSAVFFEKLRKILRPGAGVLWIDGSWSVIRKKYRNKSGLQERKLKSGNSFNIFKRYFDERDIDSFLKRNSLTKIDSYFGDAFFAVNTYLRH; translated from the coding sequence TTGAATGAAATATTCGATTATTACAATGAACGGGCGTTCGAATACGATGAAATATATCAGGGTGGAGCACCCGGCATACCCGAATCAGCTGTGTACGAGAAGGATGTCGAGACGATCAAAGTACTCAGTGCCAGTTTCGGCAAGGGACATCTTATAGATGTAGGCTGTGGGACCGCTTATTGGCTACCATACTATGCCAGTAACTGCAGTGAAATAACTCTTTTTGATCAATCGCGGCGCATGCTTGCCGAATGTCAAAAAAGGGTGAGCCATCTCAATTTGGACATTGATGTTCATTATGTCAAAGGTGATTTTTTTGAAGTTCGCTTCTTATCGAAGATATTTGATTCTGCGGTTGTTGCATTTCTTATGAGCCATTTGAATGAAGAAACCTCCGCGGTTTTCTTTGAGAAGTTGCGGAAAATACTCAGACCCGGAGCAGGCGTTCTTTGGATTGACGGCTCATGGAGTGTCATACGGAAGAAATACCGTAACAAAAGCGGTTTGCAGGAAAGAAAACTCAAAAGTGGAAATTCATTTAATATTTTCAAGAGATATTTTGATGAACGTGATATCGATTCGTTCCTTAAAAGGAATTCTTTGACCAAAATAGATAGTTATTTTGGCGACGCATTTTTTGCGGTGAATACGTATTTAAGACACTAA
- a CDS encoding zinc metalloprotease HtpX has translation MRSRKFTTFWDIEKQRTWRIYLLFTFLSLLYFASVFLIFSIVKLAFYLRQSLYVPGAKYHLFGVDTIYLVVIAFAAAMLHWYYSNRNVVSKIIGLLRAQQPDKNDRYHGVFNNVVDEIAAAAGGITVERYVMPTGSMNAFALADLQGRKVVGITEGLLSRATRDELQAVVAHEVAHIVSNDCMETTITCSLFGMYSEAIAQLTKFAGSREPSTSPLFEKESSKDAITMGVVSIPLFILLFFIDLSSQMLNMFISREKEYRADAAAIRLTRNPQSLASALYRIGAHWRGAGSVGEYIRPIFILNPQYSKLDEKGDLFATMFSTHPPLARRLQIILSLAHVDLDTIAEKIRKDTGLKSEAEHLKPAVRFMAQHDNKWQGPFTLMQLQTLDWLSPETNLKPAGQENVFAANELPAMSYFFHKRNEPMWKIRRICPTCREWLIPQAYEGLYLWRCAYCDGILAEQNKLPRIFVREEKGFTERVRRIAALIKEESKLKHPRFSLLLNSISERRCPRCGKSMAHKFYSYAYHVEIDECKECKVIWFDADEIETLQCLIQMEDT, from the coding sequence ATGAGAAGTCGCAAGTTCACAACATTCTGGGACATCGAAAAGCAAAGAACATGGCGCATATACTTGCTCTTTACATTTCTCTCTTTGCTATACTTTGCCTCTGTGTTCCTCATTTTCTCGATAGTAAAGCTGGCCTTCTATTTGAGGCAGTCGCTTTATGTACCCGGTGCAAAATACCACCTCTTTGGGGTAGATACCATCTATTTGGTCGTTATCGCTTTTGCCGCGGCAATGCTCCACTGGTACTACTCAAACCGAAACGTAGTCTCAAAAATAATCGGTCTCTTGCGAGCGCAGCAACCGGATAAGAACGACAGGTACCACGGTGTCTTCAATAACGTGGTCGACGAAATAGCTGCCGCTGCTGGTGGCATCACAGTCGAGCGGTACGTTATGCCGACCGGCTCCATGAATGCATTCGCGCTCGCCGACCTTCAGGGCAGAAAGGTAGTAGGTATTACCGAGGGATTATTGTCTCGCGCGACGCGTGACGAGCTGCAGGCAGTAGTCGCCCACGAAGTTGCTCACATTGTGTCTAACGATTGTATGGAAACGACAATAACCTGCTCGCTGTTTGGGATGTACAGCGAAGCTATTGCTCAATTAACAAAATTCGCGGGCAGCCGCGAACCAAGCACATCGCCGCTTTTTGAGAAAGAATCAAGCAAGGATGCGATAACCATGGGCGTGGTTTCGATACCGCTATTCATCTTGCTCTTCTTCATCGACCTCAGCAGCCAGATGCTCAACATGTTCATCTCCCGCGAAAAAGAATATCGTGCCGATGCGGCCGCCATCCGACTTACCCGTAACCCTCAGAGCCTTGCAAGCGCTCTATACCGGATCGGCGCTCACTGGCGTGGTGCAGGCTCAGTCGGCGAGTATATCCGACCCATATTCATTCTGAACCCACAATACAGCAAACTTGACGAAAAGGGAGATTTGTTCGCAACGATGTTCTCGACCCACCCGCCGCTCGCTCGACGCTTGCAGATCATCCTCAGCCTGGCACATGTGGACCTGGATACAATCGCCGAGAAAATCCGCAAAGACACCGGACTAAAGTCGGAAGCAGAGCACTTGAAACCGGCCGTACGCTTCATGGCACAGCATGATAACAAATGGCAAGGACCCTTCACTTTGATGCAACTGCAGACCCTCGACTGGCTGAGTCCTGAGACAAACCTTAAACCTGCCGGACAAGAGAATGTTTTTGCTGCGAACGAGCTGCCTGCTATGAGCTATTTCTTCCACAAAAGGAATGAACCGATGTGGAAGATCCGACGCATCTGCCCGACATGTAGGGAGTGGCTCATACCTCAAGCATATGAGGGGCTCTATTTATGGCGTTGTGCCTACTGCGATGGCATTCTTGCCGAACAAAACAAACTGCCGCGCATATTCGTCAGAGAAGAAAAAGGCTTCACCGAAAGAGTACGGCGAATTGCAGCATTGATAAAAGAAGAATCGAAACTCAAACACCCGCGATTCAGCCTGCTATTGAACTCAATAAGCGAGCGGCGCTGTCCGAGGTGCGGTAAATCCATGGCGCACAAATTCTACAGCTACGCATACCACGTTGAAATTGACGAGTGTAAGGAGTGCAAAGTCATTTGGTTCGACGCCGATGAAATAGAAACCCTACAGTGTTTGATCCAAATGGAAGATACTTAG
- a CDS encoding outer membrane lipoprotein-sorting protein translates to MKSIKITIICMLSVIVLLFAQTGTEILEKVDDNTVVTSWSYRAKMTISLGGTIREKEFIGYAIGKESAYMEFTYPARDKGTRFLKIGDEMWMYIPTVERATKIAGHMLRQSMMGSDFSYDDIVENRRLIELYDVELTGTEDIEGKECYVLQLTAKVPETSYYSRRMWVDKDIHAAVKVELYAKSGKLLKEVTTSEFISVSNYTFPTQIKMVNKLRRDTYTELKLEDVKLDINIPDRIFTKAYLERK, encoded by the coding sequence ATGAAGTCAATCAAAATAACTATCATTTGTATGTTGAGTGTGATTGTGTTACTTTTTGCACAGACTGGCACGGAAATACTCGAAAAGGTGGACGACAACACGGTCGTAACATCATGGAGTTACCGCGCCAAAATGACCATCAGCCTTGGCGGCACCATACGCGAAAAAGAATTCATCGGGTATGCTATTGGTAAGGAATCCGCATACATGGAATTCACTTACCCTGCCCGCGATAAAGGAACGCGATTTCTCAAGATCGGCGACGAAATGTGGATGTACATCCCAACTGTCGAACGAGCGACAAAAATCGCCGGTCACATGCTGCGCCAGAGTATGATGGGCAGTGATTTTTCTTATGATGACATTGTTGAGAATCGAAGGCTGATCGAATTGTACGACGTTGAATTGACCGGGACCGAAGATATTGAAGGAAAAGAATGCTATGTCCTTCAGCTGACAGCCAAGGTTCCTGAAACGAGCTATTACTCCCGAAGGATGTGGGTAGATAAGGATATTCATGCGGCCGTGAAAGTCGAGTTATACGCGAAAAGCGGCAAACTCCTTAAAGAAGTAACAACAAGTGAATTCATAAGCGTAAGTAACTACACATTTCCAACCCAGATCAAAATGGTAAACAAACTGCGCCGTGATACATATACCGAGTTGAAACTGGAAGATGTCAAGCTCGACATCAACATCCCGGACAGGATATTTACCAAGGCGTATTTGGAGAGAAAGTAA